One window of Methanothermobacter tenebrarum genomic DNA carries:
- a CDS encoding CapA family protein yields MRLLEKYKTMRKSIIIATAALLIIGLLYLNPLPKEKVSEPEKPINITFTGDVMLGRNVNPVLYEDPQPFKGVINLTNNTDLTVINLESPITNSTNPRDKLITFKADPKFTKSLKEAGVDVACLANNHIMDYGEEGLNDTIQNLKAAGIMYVGAGPNITEAYKPLIIDIKGKRIAIIQASEFADEYYMPPATKNRPGFAPISWEHIKSAIDDAKKAGADYIICEFHYGNEYRYTPNELQKDISHKCIDEGAFMVVGHHPHVPGSIEKYKGRLIFYSLGNCVFDMQNPETKRSMIIVVTIKDNSSTVHIYPINVIGYYPQLMDVDDANAFLKELEYYSNVEIQSKNGVGIIKT; encoded by the coding sequence ATGAGACTATTAGAAAAGTATAAGACTATGAGAAAAAGCATCATCATAGCAACTGCTGCCCTTCTAATCATTGGCCTGTTATATCTCAATCCTCTGCCGAAGGAGAAAGTTTCTGAGCCGGAAAAACCCATTAACATCACCTTCACAGGGGATGTGATGTTAGGGAGGAACGTTAACCCAGTCCTATACGAAGACCCCCAACCATTCAAGGGAGTGATCAACCTCACCAACAACACAGATCTAACCGTGATAAACCTAGAATCACCCATCACCAATTCAACAAACCCAAGAGATAAACTGATAACATTCAAAGCAGATCCAAAATTTACAAAATCACTCAAAGAAGCCGGAGTTGACGTTGCATGCCTTGCAAACAACCACATCATGGACTATGGAGAAGAAGGCCTCAACGACACCATACAAAACTTGAAAGCAGCCGGTATAATGTATGTAGGCGCCGGCCCTAATATAACAGAAGCCTATAAACCCCTCATAATAGACATAAAAGGAAAAAGGATAGCCATAATACAAGCATCAGAATTCGCAGATGAATACTATATGCCACCAGCAACCAAAAACAGGCCCGGTTTCGCCCCAATATCATGGGAACATATAAAATCCGCCATAGATGATGCCAAAAAAGCTGGGGCCGATTATATTATCTGCGAATTCCATTACGGGAACGAGTACCGCTACACTCCAAACGAACTACAAAAAGACATATCACACAAATGTATCGACGAAGGCGCATTCATGGTAGTCGGACATCACCCCCACGTCCCAGGCAGCATAGAAAAATATAAAGGCCGCTTAATCTTTTATAGTCTCGGAAATTGCGTTTTTGACATGCAAAACCCCGAGACGAAAAGATCCATGATAATAGTCGTAACAATCAAAGATAATAGTTCAACCGTCCACATCTATCCCATAAACGTCATAGGCTACTACCCCCAACTAATGGATGTAGATGACGCCAACGCATTCCTAAAGGAGCTCGAATATTATTCAAATGTGGAAATCCAAAGCAAAAATGGTGTAGGGATAATCAAAACCTAA
- a CDS encoding SpoIVB peptidase S55 domain-containing protein encodes MKDQIYFEMCIGPGSRIRCNEKEAVVGAIIPAGGNFKVITVQHLLKVGGCHIGDPVYIGKFKGIITRILYDLDLAIADFKLPSSIVKLVEIGSPRLGPAYSLNKGEKNYCTILSVGRTYHYLAFAHRRLPLPGDSGSPIIQDGKVVGILSSVFFNSATAIASSLERFL; translated from the coding sequence ATGAAGGATCAAATATACTTTGAAATGTGTATTGGCCCTGGTTCAAGGATACGATGCAATGAGAAAGAAGCCGTAGTAGGTGCGATTATACCCGCTGGTGGAAATTTTAAGGTTATAACCGTCCAACATCTTCTAAAAGTTGGTGGTTGTCATATAGGCGACCCTGTCTATATTGGGAAATTTAAGGGTATAATAACCAGGATATTATATGATCTGGATCTTGCCATTGCAGATTTTAAACTACCTTCTTCCATTGTTAAACTGGTTGAGATAGGATCTCCCAGGCTTGGACCAGCCTATTCCCTGAACAAGGGGGAGAAAAACTATTGTACAATCTTATCTGTGGGGAGAACATATCATTATCTTGCATTCGCCCATAGGAGGTTGCCTTTGCCTGGTGATAGCGGGTCCCCGATCATACAGGATGGTAAGGTTGTTGGTATCTTATCTTCTGTCTTTTTTAACAGTGCAACTGCTATCGCCTCTTCACTTGAAAGATTCCTATGA
- a CDS encoding PsbP-related protein yields MIPYKTYAGNGITFKYPADWKPISDLHSPSRWGSNPDPILAFYDPSGNHTEANISTYFYIKQLNVNSLDEQLSRYRHDIREIGQTEVSERNITVNGMKAVELIKTWHADGIQYQALTVHIEAIPGSRYYRIGCVTPLSKYNETLPKFKLVINSFKLVNRP; encoded by the coding sequence GTGATTCCTTACAAGACCTATGCCGGCAATGGAATCACCTTTAAATATCCTGCAGATTGGAAGCCTATAAGCGATCTTCACAGTCCCAGTAGGTGGGGTTCCAATCCGGATCCTATCCTAGCATTCTATGATCCAAGTGGCAATCATACTGAGGCTAACATTAGCACTTACTTTTACATTAAACAGTTGAACGTAAATTCCCTTGATGAGCAACTCAGCAGGTACAGGCATGATATCAGAGAGATTGGACAAACTGAAGTTTCAGAGCGAAACATTACTGTTAATGGGATGAAAGCTGTTGAACTCATTAAAACATGGCATGCTGATGGGATACAATACCAGGCTTTGACAGTGCACATCGAAGCCATCCCAGGATCTAGATATTATAGAATAGGATGCGTCACACCACTCAGCAAGTACAATGAGACACTACCTAAATTCAAGTTAGTGATAAACAGCTTCAAATTGGTGAACCGCCCCTAG
- a CDS encoding phosphoribosyltransferase, producing the protein MTKIIEDRNLRDKFFVFRDREEAGEILAKMLEDYKDSDAIVLGIPAGGVPVASIIAEKLNLTLDVLVVSKVTLPWNREAGYGAVAFDGTIKLNQELIDSLGLTGEEIEEGVRETLQKVKRRVRIFRGDKPPLELRNRTIIVVDDGLASGYTMLTALDALRRAGAAKIIVAVPTANLDAIKRIEDRADFVYSPNIRQAYPYAVADAYKNWSDVSEEEVRRILQGS; encoded by the coding sequence CGGGAAGAAGCCGGTGAAATCCTCGCCAAGATGCTTGAGGATTATAAAGATTCTGATGCTATTGTACTGGGCATCCCAGCAGGAGGAGTCCCGGTAGCATCTATTATAGCAGAGAAACTCAATCTAACATTGGATGTTCTAGTTGTTAGTAAAGTAACATTGCCCTGGAACAGGGAAGCGGGATATGGTGCTGTGGCATTCGATGGGACCATAAAATTAAACCAGGAATTGATAGATTCACTCGGGTTAACTGGAGAGGAAATAGAAGAGGGCGTCAGGGAAACTCTCCAGAAGGTTAAAAGGAGGGTTCGTATTTTCAGAGGAGACAAACCACCCCTGGAACTTAGAAACAGGACTATAATAGTTGTTGATGACGGCCTAGCATCAGGGTATACTATGCTCACCGCCCTGGATGCTCTTAGAAGGGCGGGGGCTGCGAAGATAATCGTCGCGGTACCCACAGCCAACCTAGACGCCATCAAAAGGATAGAAGACAGGGCAGACTTTGTATATTCCCCTAATATAAGACAGGCATACCCTTATGCGGTTGCAGACGCCTACAAAAACTGGTCTGATGTCTCAGAGGAGGAGGTTAGAAGGATACTCCAGGGATCATAG